In Streptomyces sp. NBC_01707, a genomic segment contains:
- a CDS encoding M48 family metallopeptidase, whose translation MLDTVDRRVQPCPECGTEIRTDPRFVVWCAACDWNMDPGEPEETPGRLERLQRRLARQHGEKLLAEVTAGVTLRPRRDGASVLAYTIALAVHGVTAALVVTGILLVVLGWGSALPLLGAVLLGIAWPLRPRFQQLPDDVPVLYRADAPELFRLIAEVAEAVGTAGVHAVVVTVDVNASVSTYGLRQRRRLEIGLGLWEILTPQQRIALLGHELGHYANGDTRHGLIIANALRSLTTWRYLLNRIPQPTLGEVALNALYLLPRCAVLGVLMLLDHLTFRATQRGEYLADSFAARAGSTEAAVGLLDRLLVGDSATSALLREANTKQVARAGNPAREEAWLGLWKRLAAHMDSLPQSEYERQRRCSALRGHGVDTTHPPTHLRRACLLTGAPTAAEVVAAPERQAALDAELAKARETLAREILNGS comes from the coding sequence ATGCTCGACACCGTGGACCGGAGAGTTCAGCCGTGCCCGGAGTGCGGAACAGAGATCCGGACGGACCCCAGGTTCGTCGTGTGGTGCGCCGCCTGCGACTGGAACATGGATCCGGGAGAGCCCGAGGAGACCCCTGGGCGGCTGGAGCGGCTGCAGCGCAGGCTGGCCCGGCAGCACGGGGAGAAGCTGCTCGCCGAGGTGACGGCCGGTGTGACGCTGCGGCCCCGGCGCGACGGCGCCAGTGTCCTCGCCTACACCATCGCTCTGGCCGTCCACGGCGTCACGGCTGCTCTGGTCGTCACCGGAATCCTGCTGGTGGTGCTCGGCTGGGGCAGCGCGCTGCCCCTGCTGGGCGCGGTTCTCCTGGGCATCGCCTGGCCCCTGCGACCCCGCTTCCAACAGCTTCCCGACGACGTGCCGGTGCTGTACCGGGCCGATGCGCCCGAGCTGTTCCGCCTGATCGCCGAGGTCGCCGAGGCCGTCGGCACGGCGGGGGTGCACGCGGTTGTCGTGACCGTCGACGTGAACGCGTCCGTCAGCACGTACGGACTGCGGCAGCGCCGGCGGCTGGAGATCGGACTCGGTCTCTGGGAGATCCTGACGCCGCAGCAGCGGATCGCACTGCTGGGGCACGAGCTCGGACATTACGCCAACGGGGACACCCGCCACGGGCTGATCATCGCGAACGCACTGCGCTCGCTGACCACGTGGAGGTATCTGCTGAACCGGATCCCGCAGCCCACCCTCGGCGAGGTGGCGCTCAACGCGTTGTATCTGCTGCCCCGTTGCGCGGTCCTGGGTGTACTCATGCTGCTCGACCACCTGACGTTTCGCGCCACGCAGCGCGGCGAGTACCTGGCGGACTCCTTCGCCGCCCGAGCCGGGTCCACCGAAGCGGCCGTGGGGCTCCTCGACCGCCTGCTGGTCGGCGACTCCGCCACGTCCGCGCTGCTGCGCGAAGCCAACACCAAGCAGGTGGCGCGGGCCGGGAACCCGGCGCGCGAGGAGGCCTGGCTCGGCCTCTGGAAGCGGCTGGCCGCCCACATGGACTCGCTCCCGCAGAGCGAGTACGAGCGTCAGCGGCGCTGCAGTGCGTTGCGGGGACACGGCGTCGACACGACCCACCCGCCCACCCATCTACGCCGCGCCTGCCTGCTCACCGGGGCTCCGACGGCCGCCGAGGTGGTGGCGGCTCCCGAGCGGCAGGCCGCTCTCGATGCCGAACTGGCCAAGGCCCGGGAGACATTGGCGCGCGAGATCCTCAACGGAAGCTAG
- a CDS encoding N-acetylneuraminate synthase family protein — protein MSTSRLRTLGTRTAGPGQPVYITGEIGINHNGDLDNALALIDVAAEAGCDAVKFQKRTPEICTPRDQWDIERDTPWGRMTYIDYRHRVEFGEAEYQAISDHCAKRGIDWFASPWDTEAVAFLEKFDIPAHKVASASLTDDELLRSLRATGRTIILSTGMSTPRQIRHAVEVLGSDNILLCHATSTYPAKAEELNLRVINTLQQEYPNVPIGYSGHETGLQTTLAAVALGAAFVERHITLDRAMWGSDQAASVEPQGLTRLVRDIRTIEASLGDGVKKVYESELGPMKKLRRVAGVVAENTEAAPVAEPAAV, from the coding sequence ATGAGCACCTCCCGCCTGCGCACCCTCGGCACCCGCACCGCCGGCCCCGGTCAGCCCGTCTACATCACCGGCGAGATCGGCATCAACCACAACGGTGACCTCGACAACGCCCTCGCGCTGATCGACGTGGCCGCCGAAGCCGGCTGCGACGCCGTCAAGTTCCAGAAGCGCACCCCGGAGATCTGCACCCCGCGCGACCAGTGGGACATCGAGCGCGACACCCCGTGGGGCCGGATGACGTACATCGACTACCGCCACCGCGTCGAGTTCGGCGAGGCCGAGTACCAGGCCATCTCCGACCACTGCGCCAAGCGCGGCATCGACTGGTTCGCCTCCCCGTGGGACACCGAGGCCGTCGCCTTCCTCGAGAAGTTCGACATCCCCGCCCACAAGGTCGCCTCGGCCTCGCTGACCGACGACGAGCTGCTCCGCTCGCTGCGCGCCACCGGCCGCACGATCATCCTCTCCACCGGCATGTCGACCCCGCGCCAGATCCGCCACGCGGTCGAGGTCCTCGGCAGCGACAACATCCTGCTCTGCCACGCCACTTCGACGTACCCCGCGAAGGCGGAGGAGCTGAACCTGCGCGTCATCAACACCCTTCAGCAGGAGTACCCGAACGTCCCGATCGGTTACAGCGGCCACGAGACCGGCCTCCAGACGACCCTCGCCGCCGTCGCCCTCGGCGCCGCGTTCGTCGAGCGTCACATCACCCTCGACCGCGCCATGTGGGGTTCCGACCAGGCCGCCTCGGTCGAGCCGCAGGGCCTCACCCGCCTCGTCCGCGACATCCGCACGATCGAGGCCTCCCTGGGTGACGGCGTCAAGAAGGTGTACGAGTCCGAGCTCGGCCCGATGAAGAAGCTCCGCCGCGTCGCGGGCGTCGTCGCCGAGAACACCGAGGCGGCCCCGGTCGCCGAGCCGGCCGCGGTCTGA
- a CDS encoding acylneuraminate cytidylyltransferase: MTPTPTVLAVIPARGGSKGVPAKNIAQVGGIPLVARAVQACLGSSEVTDVVVTTDDASIAAVARAAGDALGASERLHCVQRPAAIAGDRSSSEDAVLHALDAYEATHGRTVDVVLLVQCTSPFLTREDIDGVAAAVAREGADTAVTVAPFHGFIWRDGTAVEDHAYGVNHDKGVRQMRQDRPEDLLETGAAYAMDVAGFRTHRHRFFGDTALVRTDPARVLEIDDPHDLARARALAPLLDPSPLPTRDDIDAVVLDFDGTQTDDRVLIDADGREIVAVHRGDGLGIAALRKSGLDLLILSTEQNPVVAARANKLRIPVLHGIDRKDLALKQWCDEQGIAPERVLYVGNDVNDLPCFALAGWPVAVASAHDSVRAAARAVTTTPGGFGAIREIAAWLLGPTLTNHQSTPTNNTTK, encoded by the coding sequence ATGACCCCGACCCCGACCGTGCTCGCCGTGATCCCCGCCCGCGGCGGATCCAAGGGCGTCCCGGCCAAGAACATCGCCCAGGTCGGTGGCATACCGCTGGTCGCCCGCGCGGTGCAGGCCTGTCTCGGCTCGAGCGAGGTCACCGACGTCGTGGTGACGACCGACGACGCTTCCATCGCCGCCGTCGCGCGGGCCGCGGGTGACGCGCTGGGGGCCTCCGAGCGGCTGCACTGCGTGCAGCGTCCCGCGGCCATCGCGGGCGACAGGTCGAGCAGCGAGGACGCGGTGCTGCACGCCCTCGACGCGTACGAGGCGACGCACGGCCGCACCGTCGACGTGGTGCTGCTGGTCCAGTGCACCAGCCCCTTCCTCACTCGCGAGGACATCGACGGCGTGGCCGCGGCGGTCGCCCGCGAAGGTGCCGACACGGCCGTCACCGTGGCTCCCTTCCACGGCTTCATATGGCGCGACGGCACCGCCGTCGAGGACCACGCCTACGGCGTCAACCACGACAAGGGCGTCCGGCAGATGCGGCAGGACCGCCCCGAGGACCTGCTGGAGACCGGCGCGGCGTACGCGATGGACGTCGCCGGCTTCCGCACCCACCGCCACCGCTTCTTCGGCGACACCGCGCTGGTCCGCACCGACCCCGCGCGGGTCCTGGAGATCGACGACCCGCACGACCTGGCCCGTGCCCGCGCCCTCGCGCCGCTACTCGACCCGTCGCCGCTGCCGACCCGCGACGACATCGACGCGGTCGTCCTCGACTTCGACGGCACCCAGACCGACGACCGCGTCCTCATCGACGCCGACGGGCGCGAGATCGTCGCCGTCCACCGCGGCGACGGCCTGGGCATCGCGGCCCTGCGCAAGTCCGGGCTGGACCTTCTCATCCTGTCCACCGAGCAGAACCCGGTCGTCGCCGCCCGGGCCAACAAGCTCAGGATCCCCGTCCTGCACGGCATCGACCGCAAGGACCTCGCGCTCAAGCAGTGGTGCGACGAGCAGGGCATCGCGCCCGAGCGGGTGCTCTACGTCGGCAACGACGTCAATGACCTGCCCTGCTTCGCCCTCGCCGGCTGGCCCGTCGCCGTCGCCAGCGCCCACGACTCGGTACGCGCCGCCGCGCGCGCCGTCACGACCACCCCCGGCGGCTTCGGTGCCATCCGCGAAATCGCGGCCTGGCTGCTCGGCCCCACTCTCACAAACCACCAGTCCACCCCCACCAACAACACCACCAAGTAA
- a CDS encoding DUF6716 putative glycosyltransferase: protein MPPRTSKTTALRVAVLADSDTRWKWGALTARRLTTGAPDAPRAADRPVEITGLLLRGRATPTPRQLAEVGDVGIETGRVREVTAVEFLDTVRNEGYDLVVLALVGGAVQAMLHGLAALRSAARPVVVTGYVGVVYEKLADGLLLRHGADVVLANSRHDAERFRAVYEGVGADASAVTEAALPFLGGAPHRRQEGRDTVVFAAQPSVPASRADRTYLLRRLVEHARLHPDREVLLKLRSKPGEHTTHIEELPYQRLAAKLPGGLPPNFSLVYGHMGEVLDRTDLLVTVSSTAALESLHRRIPTAILTDLGVRETLGNHHFIGSGLLTSWDRLDGGSHPEPDEKWLAGQGVAADGTYDTAYDTARARVDALLAEHRLPDLTPYYTPATAPGYLPGILARHHLAPDGHPLPGAAAPRETGGVRGAVRDAVREAARGAYRQGVQRVAPVIRRMGEL from the coding sequence GTGCCCCCACGTACCAGCAAGACGACGGCGCTCCGGGTAGCCGTACTCGCCGACTCGGACACCCGGTGGAAATGGGGCGCGCTCACCGCGCGCCGCCTGACCACCGGGGCCCCGGACGCGCCCCGGGCAGCGGATCGGCCGGTCGAGATCACCGGACTGCTGCTGCGCGGCCGTGCGACCCCGACCCCGCGCCAGCTCGCCGAGGTCGGCGACGTCGGGATCGAGACCGGCCGGGTGCGCGAGGTGACGGCCGTCGAGTTCCTGGACACCGTGCGGAACGAGGGGTACGACCTGGTGGTCCTCGCCCTGGTCGGCGGCGCCGTCCAGGCGATGCTGCACGGTCTCGCCGCCCTGCGGTCGGCCGCCAGACCCGTCGTCGTCACCGGCTATGTCGGTGTCGTCTACGAGAAGCTCGCCGACGGGCTGCTGCTGCGACACGGGGCGGACGTCGTCCTCGCCAACTCCCGACACGACGCGGAGCGTTTCCGCGCGGTGTACGAGGGAGTGGGCGCCGACGCCTCGGCCGTCACGGAGGCCGCACTGCCGTTCCTCGGCGGCGCGCCCCATCGGCGGCAGGAGGGCCGTGACACGGTCGTGTTCGCAGCGCAGCCCTCGGTACCGGCCTCCCGAGCCGACCGGACGTACCTGCTGCGCCGGCTCGTCGAGCACGCCAGGCTGCACCCCGACCGCGAGGTGCTGCTGAAGCTGCGCTCCAAGCCGGGTGAGCACACCACGCACATCGAAGAACTTCCGTACCAGCGGCTCGCGGCGAAGCTTCCCGGCGGGCTGCCGCCCAACTTCAGCCTGGTGTACGGGCACATGGGCGAGGTCCTCGACCGAACCGACCTGCTGGTCACGGTCTCCTCGACCGCCGCGCTGGAGTCCCTGCACCGGCGCATCCCGACCGCGATCCTCACCGACCTCGGCGTCCGCGAGACCCTCGGCAACCACCACTTCATCGGCTCGGGTCTGCTCACCTCGTGGGACCGGCTCGACGGCGGCTCCCACCCGGAGCCCGACGAGAAGTGGCTGGCCGGTCAGGGCGTCGCCGCCGACGGCACGTACGACACGGCCTACGACACCGCCCGCGCCCGCGTCGACGCACTGCTGGCCGAGCACCGCCTTCCCGACCTCACTCCGTACTACACACCCGCCACCGCCCCCGGCTACCTCCCCGGCATCCTCGCCCGCCACCACCTGGCCCCGGACGGGCACCCGCTGCCGGGCGCGGCGGCGCCGCGCGAGACCGGCGGGGTGCGGGGCGCGGTCCGCGACGCCGTCCGGGAGGCCGCGCGGGGGGCGTACCGGCAGGGAGTCCAGCGGGTCGCCCCCGTGATCCGGCGGATGGGTGAACTGTGA
- a CDS encoding glycosyltransferase family 2 protein, translated as MVKLSVIVPFYNVQTYAPDTLRSLRANAREDFEFILVDDCSTDGTADILRRAEDEIPGVVVRRHKQNGGLATARNTGLDAARGEYLAFLDGDDWLAPGFYADLLARTEALGCDFVRTDHVQADGRTRTVHRVPHGRRGEVMDPRDAILPAGRTTSVDYPYAWAGLYHRRLLDRGLLHFTDGLRTAEDRPWIWRLHREADSFAVLGLLGIFYRRGVASSLTQIGDVRQLDFIRSFDQVVRETATDRDAQALLPKAVRTYCAIISHHMSSMERFEPSVARALKSMSAGALKRMPQDVLDDALDSMDLQRATLLRRLRRRPATAKEVAAA; from the coding sequence GTGGTTAAGCTCTCCGTCATCGTGCCGTTCTACAACGTGCAGACATACGCCCCTGACACCCTGAGAAGCCTGCGGGCCAACGCCCGCGAGGACTTCGAATTCATCCTCGTCGACGACTGTTCGACCGACGGGACCGCGGACATACTCCGCCGCGCCGAGGACGAGATTCCGGGGGTGGTCGTACGCAGACACAAGCAGAACGGCGGACTGGCCACCGCCCGGAACACCGGTCTGGACGCGGCCCGCGGTGAGTACCTCGCCTTCCTCGACGGCGACGACTGGCTGGCCCCCGGCTTCTACGCCGACCTGCTCGCCCGTACCGAGGCGCTGGGCTGCGACTTCGTCCGTACCGACCATGTCCAGGCCGACGGCAGGACCCGCACGGTCCACCGTGTCCCGCACGGCCGCAGGGGCGAGGTCATGGACCCGCGGGACGCGATCCTGCCCGCCGGTCGCACCACCTCGGTCGACTATCCGTACGCCTGGGCGGGCCTCTACCACCGCCGGCTCCTTGACCGCGGGCTGCTGCACTTCACGGACGGTCTGCGCACCGCCGAGGACCGGCCGTGGATCTGGCGGCTGCACCGCGAGGCGGATTCCTTTGCGGTGCTGGGGCTTCTCGGCATTTTCTACCGGCGTGGCGTCGCCTCGTCACTGACCCAGATCGGCGACGTGCGCCAGCTCGATTTCATTCGCTCATTCGACCAAGTCGTACGGGAAACAGCGACGGACCGCGACGCGCAGGCACTCCTGCCGAAGGCGGTCCGTACCTATTGCGCGATCATTTCGCATCACATGAGTTCGATGGAAAGGTTCGAACCTTCTGTGGCCCGTGCCCTGAAATCGATGAGCGCCGGAGCGCTCAAGCGGATGCCGCAGGACGTGCTGGACGACGCCCTCGACTCGATGGACCTGCAGCGCGCGACCCTGCTGCGCCGGCTGCGCCGCCGGCCCGCCACCGCGAAGGAGGTGGCGGCCGCATGA
- a CDS encoding polysialyltransferase family glycosyltransferase: MSSSRTRTTQIFFASTLYGAATLAAALDAGVFADADRRILLVSNNAAIPETTPAVDAMPGFDALRGRFDDIVSWNATIAPHHPSGWAPRPDDVPLWERHLRLAWGLGDDDIELAIESIQVNPAMAIAEIFTGVPIDVYADGLMSYGPTRNKIDPLVGTRVRRLLHLDLVPGLKPLLLTEFGVTSQIVPTEAFLKVLGELGDAHDVAASVPSVDAPALLLGQYLSALGLISAAEEEELHLRMMRGAVGLGHTRLVFKPHPTAPARWSQAMETEAAKLGAELTVLDSGVLTAPVLAEVLYQRMRPALVVGCFSTALLTASTFYGLPVARVGTETLLERLSPFENSNRVPVTLVDAVVPDLGGRGTATQPVAVAPAELNELITAVGFTMQPKIYPQLRSAAERYLSAHLTATTWRYFKRKRLTSLGLPGGVPSQFAFLPRNAAVRRVARRAKSLRRVVRR; encoded by the coding sequence ATGAGCAGCAGCCGGACCCGTACGACACAGATCTTCTTCGCCTCCACCCTCTACGGCGCGGCCACGCTCGCCGCCGCCCTGGACGCGGGAGTCTTCGCGGACGCCGACCGCCGCATCCTGCTCGTCTCCAACAACGCGGCGATCCCGGAGACGACGCCCGCCGTCGACGCGATGCCCGGGTTCGACGCGCTGCGCGGCCGGTTCGACGACATCGTGTCCTGGAACGCGACCATCGCCCCCCACCATCCGAGCGGCTGGGCCCCGCGCCCCGACGACGTACCGCTGTGGGAACGGCATCTGCGCCTCGCTTGGGGACTCGGCGACGACGACATCGAGCTCGCCATCGAGTCGATCCAGGTCAACCCGGCGATGGCGATCGCCGAGATCTTCACCGGCGTACCGATCGATGTGTACGCGGACGGGCTGATGAGCTACGGCCCGACCAGGAACAAGATCGACCCGCTGGTCGGTACCCGGGTGCGGCGGCTGCTCCACCTCGACCTCGTGCCGGGGCTGAAGCCGTTGCTGCTCACGGAGTTCGGCGTGACGTCGCAGATCGTGCCGACCGAGGCGTTCCTCAAGGTGCTCGGTGAACTGGGCGACGCCCACGATGTCGCGGCGAGCGTGCCGTCCGTGGACGCGCCCGCACTGCTGCTGGGCCAGTACCTCTCCGCGCTCGGCCTGATCAGCGCGGCGGAGGAGGAGGAACTGCACCTGCGGATGATGCGCGGCGCGGTCGGACTCGGCCACACCCGTCTGGTGTTCAAGCCGCATCCGACGGCCCCGGCCCGGTGGTCGCAGGCCATGGAGACGGAGGCGGCGAAACTCGGCGCGGAACTGACCGTGCTGGACTCGGGGGTACTGACCGCGCCGGTACTCGCCGAGGTGCTGTACCAGCGGATGCGGCCGGCGCTGGTCGTCGGCTGCTTCTCGACCGCGCTGCTCACGGCGTCCACGTTCTACGGACTGCCGGTGGCACGGGTCGGTACGGAGACGTTGCTGGAGCGGCTGTCCCCGTTCGAGAACAGCAACCGGGTCCCGGTCACGCTGGTGGACGCGGTGGTGCCGGACCTCGGCGGCCGGGGAACGGCCACGCAACCCGTTGCGGTGGCGCCGGCCGAGTTGAACGAACTGATCACCGCGGTCGGCTTCACGATGCAGCCGAAGATCTATCCGCAGCTGCGGTCGGCGGCTGAGCGGTATCTCTCCGCCCATCTCACAGCCACGACCTGGCGCTACTTCAAGCGCAAGCGGCTGACGTCGCTGGGACTGCCCGGCGGGGTTCCCTCGCAGTTCGCGTTCCTGCCGCGGAATGCCGCGGTGCGCAGGGTCGCGCGGCGGGCGAAGTCGTTGCGGAGGGTTGTGCGACGGTAG
- a CDS encoding glycosyltransferase, whose protein sequence is MTTTHTTTAAPVPQAPAPANTLTGKRRVAFASFVDENYLPGFLALLRSLALSNPAVCEDFIVLHDGLRPASVAQIRALHPRIDFRRVDAAHYDTYAKGDQDNYLVRKAYFILDVFRVRDYDTVITLDTDMVVLGDLGELLKLRDGLAAVPQFFYGQHKLNSGLLVIQREYLSDEFCAKIDEVGRKGTYELDKHDQGILNAVLDGDFVQLDARYNFVKRRLSGDLPVPDTTAILHFTGRHKPWQGGEAGYGQAEDRWREFELSDAEFHAAYLALPGAKHHDLLVHYGTAHVRRTADPENARRVAAAHIGAGEYQEAADLLGGVRIPVDEAWPHEVLGHALMSVSRYEEARAQLLLASAAPNRAATAFSRLAQIAWIHGDDATAEQYALEGLGVDPTHRASRLMYKRTKDVEVPAEGPAAEQLAHVAFYMDRQGNAGDKLLPESVRLAFGRDTGPARWHSVHAHRLFDEAALERVNARRGLVIGGGGLFIPDTAPNGNSGWQWNVPDELLERIDVPVMVYAVGFNAFDGQAYGHGRDRFLSSLRKLVERASFFGLRNHGSIEKVRELLPTSLHDKVRFQPCPTTVTRQLVDGWTDPVQRENTVLINAAYDRSGLRFGHDYAHFLAEMATAVKELGKRAEVQCVAHSLDDERIAFDLRREHGISLPVIPMYDFENDEIRSTYARTKLVIGMRGHAGMIPFGCGTPIISLISHPKMAYFLSDIERPEWGISVHDRHLGARLVERAAGLLDDHAAAVADVHGRQQELWKVTEANAADLRVIQGGVRV, encoded by the coding sequence ATGACGACGACGCACACCACGACCGCCGCGCCCGTACCCCAGGCCCCCGCCCCCGCGAACACACTCACCGGCAAGCGCCGCGTCGCCTTCGCGAGCTTCGTGGACGAGAACTATCTGCCCGGCTTCCTCGCCCTGCTGCGCAGCCTCGCCCTGTCCAACCCGGCGGTCTGCGAGGACTTCATCGTCCTGCACGACGGGCTGCGCCCCGCCTCCGTCGCACAGATCCGGGCGCTGCACCCGCGCATCGACTTCCGCCGGGTCGACGCCGCGCACTACGACACGTACGCCAAGGGCGACCAGGACAACTACCTGGTGCGCAAGGCGTACTTCATCCTCGATGTCTTCCGGGTGCGCGACTACGACACCGTGATCACCCTGGACACCGACATGGTGGTCCTCGGCGATCTGGGCGAGCTTCTGAAGCTTCGCGACGGGCTTGCCGCCGTTCCGCAGTTCTTCTACGGGCAGCACAAGCTCAACAGCGGGCTGCTGGTCATCCAGCGCGAGTATCTGAGCGACGAGTTCTGCGCGAAGATCGACGAGGTCGGCCGCAAGGGCACGTACGAACTCGACAAGCACGACCAGGGCATCCTGAACGCCGTGCTCGACGGTGACTTCGTGCAGCTCGACGCCCGCTACAACTTCGTCAAGCGGCGGCTCTCCGGCGACCTCCCGGTGCCCGACACCACCGCGATCCTGCACTTCACCGGCCGGCACAAGCCCTGGCAGGGCGGCGAGGCCGGCTACGGGCAGGCCGAGGACCGCTGGCGCGAGTTCGAGCTGTCCGACGCCGAGTTCCACGCCGCGTACCTGGCGCTGCCCGGTGCGAAGCACCACGACCTGCTGGTGCACTACGGCACCGCGCACGTCCGGCGCACCGCCGACCCCGAGAATGCCCGCCGGGTCGCCGCCGCGCACATCGGCGCCGGTGAGTACCAGGAGGCGGCCGACCTGCTCGGCGGGGTCCGGATCCCCGTCGACGAGGCCTGGCCGCACGAGGTGCTCGGCCACGCGCTGATGAGCGTCTCGCGCTACGAGGAGGCCCGCGCCCAGCTCCTGCTGGCCAGCGCCGCCCCCAACCGGGCCGCGACCGCCTTCTCGCGCCTTGCCCAGATCGCCTGGATCCACGGCGACGACGCCACCGCCGAGCAGTACGCCCTCGAAGGGCTCGGCGTCGACCCGACCCACCGGGCGAGCCGACTGATGTACAAGCGCACCAAGGACGTCGAGGTCCCCGCCGAGGGACCGGCCGCCGAGCAGCTCGCGCACGTCGCCTTCTACATGGACCGACAGGGCAACGCCGGGGACAAGCTGCTCCCGGAGAGCGTCCGGCTGGCCTTCGGCCGCGACACCGGCCCGGCCCGCTGGCACTCCGTCCACGCGCACCGGCTCTTCGACGAGGCCGCACTGGAACGGGTCAACGCCCGCCGCGGACTGGTCATCGGCGGCGGTGGCCTCTTCATCCCGGACACCGCGCCGAACGGCAACAGCGGCTGGCAGTGGAACGTCCCCGACGAACTGCTGGAGCGGATCGACGTACCCGTCATGGTGTACGCGGTCGGGTTCAACGCCTTCGACGGCCAGGCGTACGGTCACGGCCGGGACCGGTTCCTCTCCTCGCTGCGGAAGCTGGTGGAGCGCGCCTCGTTCTTCGGGCTGCGCAACCACGGCTCGATCGAGAAGGTCCGCGAGCTGCTGCCGACGTCGCTGCACGACAAGGTCCGCTTCCAGCCCTGCCCGACCACGGTGACCCGGCAGCTGGTGGACGGCTGGACCGACCCCGTACAGCGCGAGAACACGGTGCTGATCAACGCCGCGTACGACCGCTCGGGGCTCCGCTTCGGCCACGACTACGCGCACTTCCTCGCCGAGATGGCCACCGCGGTGAAGGAGCTCGGCAAGCGTGCCGAGGTGCAGTGCGTGGCCCACTCGCTGGACGACGAGCGCATCGCGTTCGACCTGCGTCGCGAGCACGGCATCTCGCTGCCGGTGATCCCGATGTACGACTTCGAGAACGACGAGATCCGGTCCACGTACGCCCGGACCAAGCTGGTCATCGGGATGCGCGGGCACGCGGGCATGATCCCGTTCGGCTGCGGTACGCCGATCATCAGCCTGATCTCGCACCCGAAGATGGCGTACTTCCTGTCCGACATCGAGCGGCCCGAGTGGGGCATCTCCGTCCATGACCGGCACCTCGGGGCACGGCTCGTGGAGCGGGCGGCCGGGCTGCTGGACGACCACGCGGCGGCGGTGGCCGATGTGCACGGGCGGCAGCAGGAACTGTGGAAGGTCACCGAGGCGAACGCGGCGGACCTCCGGGTGATCCAGGGAGGCGTGCGCGTCTGA
- a CDS encoding TetR/AcrR family transcriptional regulator C-terminal domain-containing protein, which translates to MGTTKIDRARVADTALRLLNEVGLDGLTLRAIAKELDVKAPALYWHFKDKQALLDEMATVMYRRMLVEDLPGPAPDRWQDQLVAYHGALRAALLRYRDGAKVYGGARFTGTEHADGLEAHLRTMVDAGFELWQAVRAGTTAYAYTMGFVSEEQGVRPMPDERRDGYDIGERAERMAQYPLAAAAGAEIFAHYEERFEDGLRLIVAGIEARYGVR; encoded by the coding sequence GTGGGTACGACGAAGATCGACCGGGCGCGGGTGGCCGACACCGCGCTGCGGCTACTGAACGAAGTGGGCCTCGACGGGCTCACCCTGCGCGCCATCGCCAAGGAGCTGGACGTCAAGGCGCCCGCGCTCTACTGGCACTTCAAAGACAAGCAGGCACTGCTCGACGAGATGGCCACGGTGATGTACCGCCGGATGCTCGTCGAGGATCTGCCGGGCCCGGCCCCGGATCGCTGGCAGGACCAGCTGGTCGCGTACCACGGCGCCCTGCGCGCCGCGCTGCTGCGATACCGGGACGGGGCGAAGGTGTACGGCGGTGCGAGGTTCACCGGCACCGAACATGCCGACGGCCTGGAGGCCCATCTGCGGACCATGGTCGACGCCGGCTTCGAACTCTGGCAGGCCGTCCGAGCGGGCACCACCGCGTACGCGTACACGATGGGCTTCGTCAGCGAGGAGCAGGGCGTCCGCCCGATGCCGGACGAACGGCGGGACGGCTACGACATCGGCGAGCGCGCCGAGCGGATGGCGCAGTACCCGCTCGCCGCCGCGGCCGGCGCCGAGATCTTCGCCCACTACGAGGAACGGTTCGAGGACGGCCTGCGGCTGATCGTCGCGGGGATCGAGGCACGGTACGGGGTGCGCTGA